A part of SAR202 cluster bacterium genomic DNA contains:
- the rpoD gene encoding RNA polymerase sigma factor RpoD: MPRKKKIDTNDEKDKSSLALEDAPDEFDESEVEPDINSIDAPDDAQLVALEESPENIDLEKIDLSDVVPEKITESENDSEQDTERSAEPNDMIDDPVRMYLREIGRVALLKAKDERGLAQIMENGKYIEEIHKSYQSMYGRDMPAPDTFVEMLKTLSQLTNITNIVEKIMEKEGHYTLQELVYDEKLQFFLQNSFDEEQLLVWSKKYKIDTEDLKRNIISLSINTRLLPKQIEYVLDMNSTLEQLAAIVEEGPLVDNLYPYEMILQQYLDEMTAGSEAAQQHLAEANLRLVVSVAKKYIGRGMSLLDLIQEGNIGLIRAVEKFDYRKGYKFSTYATWWIRQAITRAIADQARTIRIPVHMVETINKLLRTSRKLVQEYGREPSTEEIAWDMDVSADKVREIMKISQEPVSLETPIGEEEDSHLGDFIEDRSAKAPADAATETLLQEQIIQILDSLTDREKRVLELRFGLGDGRGRTLEEVGKEFGVTRERIRQIEAKALRKLRHPARSKPLRDYLE, translated from the coding sequence ATGCCTAGAAAGAAAAAAATAGATACAAATGATGAAAAAGACAAATCATCTTTAGCCTTAGAAGATGCACCTGATGAATTTGATGAATCTGAAGTTGAGCCAGATATTAACAGTATTGATGCACCTGATGATGCTCAATTAGTAGCATTAGAAGAATCTCCAGAAAATATTGATTTGGAAAAAATAGATTTATCTGATGTTGTTCCTGAAAAAATAACTGAGTCTGAAAATGATTCTGAGCAGGATACAGAAAGATCGGCTGAGCCAAATGATATGATTGATGATCCTGTTAGGATGTATTTAAGAGAGATTGGGCGTGTAGCATTATTAAAAGCTAAGGATGAGCGTGGCTTAGCTCAAATCATGGAAAATGGCAAATATATAGAGGAGATACATAAGTCATATCAATCTATGTACGGTAGAGATATGCCTGCACCAGATACTTTTGTTGAAATGTTAAAGACATTAAGTCAATTAACAAATATTACTAATATTGTTGAAAAGATTATGGAAAAAGAAGGCCACTATACACTTCAGGAGCTTGTGTATGATGAAAAATTACAATTCTTTTTACAAAATAGTTTTGATGAAGAACAATTGTTGGTTTGGAGTAAAAAATACAAAATTGATACAGAGGACTTGAAAAGAAATATTATTTCACTTTCTATAAATACTCGATTGCTACCAAAACAAATTGAATATGTTTTAGATATGAATTCAACACTAGAACAATTAGCTGCTATAGTTGAAGAAGGCCCTTTAGTTGATAATCTATATCCTTATGAAATGATACTTCAACAATATCTAGATGAGATGACTGCTGGGTCAGAAGCAGCACAGCAACATTTAGCTGAAGCTAACCTCAGATTAGTTGTCTCAGTGGCAAAAAAATATATTGGTAGGGGAATGTCACTACTTGATTTAATACAAGAAGGTAACATTGGTCTAATTCGTGCAGTTGAAAAATTCGACTATAGGAAGGGATATAAATTTTCCACCTATGCAACTTGGTGGATTAGACAAGCTATAACTAGAGCGATAGCAGACCAAGCAAGAACTATTCGAATTCCAGTTCATATGGTTGAAACCATTAATAAGTTACTTCGAACGAGTAGAAAATTAGTTCAAGAATATGGTCGAGAACCTTCAACAGAAGAAATAGCATGGGATATGGATGTTAGTGCTGATAAGGTCAGAGAGATTATGAAAATATCTCAAGAACCCGTTTCACTTGAAACACCTATTGGTGAAGAAGAGGATTCTCATCTTGGAGATTTTATTGAAGATAGGTCTGCAAAAGCTCCTGCAGATGCTGCCACAGAGACTTTATTACAAGAACAAATAATACAGATATTAGATAGTTTAACTGACAGGGAAAAACGTGTACTTGAACTTAGATTTGGTTTAGGAGATGGACGAGGAAGAACTTTAGAAGAAGTTGGAAAAGAATTTGGTGTAACCAGAGAAAGAATACGACAAATTGAAGCTAAAGCATTAAGAAAACTTCGTCATCCAGCTAGATCAAAACCTCTCAGAGATTACCTAGAATAG
- a CDS encoding DNA primase — MFSKTLKDSLDIVEVASRYLPDLKSAGRTYKSNCPFHEERTPSFVIFPDTQTWRCFGACVEGGDVISFVMKIEKIDFQQAIKLLADSAGIEVPRYNNVEENVELYNINESAYNFFHNYLLSENGLAARNYMINNRGVDKDTITKFGLGLSPNDNRQLPRHLENLGFSNKQISESGLVFIREDGIPKDIFAGRLVFPIIDSRKKVLGFGGRSLNDNGPKYINSSKTKIFDKSSSLYGINLAKEGITNSGKVVLVEGYMDVLTAHQFGYDNVVACMGTALTESQVRYISVLSKQCVLALDSDTAGNEATFRSIENSWKAFERVLVGKKNNISLYKTSNKIDLRIAQFNSGKDPDEIIRTDKDLWENNIDNSKPLLAYLIENAPLRWNIISNQGKQLATENIAPLILSLDNDYDREYYYNLFANTLNVDINVVKSAVISANRKNNSNDVKNFNQKVNYGTIESKDNSYLLEEHMLSMIVKWPHLFSLAENADISWFSIWENRQVFDILLKYNGSQESIIEDEVNISQDVLSRMEDLRKIDLPSMTKSNKEKAVKQCVLKLQERYLRGIKKEEANVWLNKSELNDVPSQDLSHLKEKAIIVNDMLSDVFNKSTKKNSDN; from the coding sequence ATGTTTTCGAAAACATTAAAAGATTCATTAGATATTGTCGAGGTAGCTTCGAGATATTTACCTGATTTAAAATCTGCTGGCCGAACATATAAATCTAATTGCCCATTTCATGAAGAAAGAACTCCTTCATTTGTAATATTTCCTGACACCCAAACTTGGAGATGTTTTGGGGCATGTGTGGAAGGTGGCGATGTCATCAGTTTTGTGATGAAAATTGAAAAAATTGATTTTCAACAAGCTATTAAATTATTGGCAGACTCCGCTGGTATTGAGGTTCCTCGATACAATAATGTTGAGGAAAATGTTGAGTTATACAACATAAATGAAAGTGCATATAATTTTTTCCATAACTATTTGTTGTCTGAGAATGGTTTAGCAGCTCGAAACTATATGATTAATAATCGGGGTGTAGATAAAGATACAATTACAAAATTTGGTTTGGGCCTAAGCCCTAATGATAATCGACAACTACCCAGACATTTAGAAAATTTAGGATTTAGTAACAAGCAAATTTCAGAATCTGGACTTGTATTTATTCGTGAAGATGGCATTCCTAAAGATATTTTTGCAGGTCGATTGGTATTTCCAATTATCGATTCAAGAAAAAAAGTTTTGGGTTTTGGTGGCCGATCTTTAAATGATAATGGCCCTAAGTATATAAATTCCTCTAAGACAAAAATTTTTGATAAATCAAGTTCTCTGTATGGAATCAACCTAGCAAAAGAAGGTATAACAAATTCAGGAAAAGTTGTTTTAGTAGAGGGTTATATGGATGTTTTAACTGCTCATCAATTTGGTTACGATAATGTAGTAGCATGCATGGGAACAGCGCTTACAGAATCACAGGTCCGTTATATTTCAGTGCTAAGTAAACAATGTGTTTTAGCATTAGATTCAGATACCGCAGGTAATGAAGCTACATTTAGGAGTATTGAAAATAGTTGGAAAGCTTTTGAACGAGTTTTAGTAGGAAAGAAAAATAATATTTCACTATATAAAACATCAAATAAAATTGATTTAAGAATTGCTCAATTTAATTCTGGTAAAGATCCAGATGAAATTATTCGTACGGATAAAGATTTGTGGGAAAATAATATTGATAATTCCAAGCCACTTTTAGCATATCTTATTGAAAATGCACCACTTAGATGGAACATTATATCTAATCAAGGTAAACAGTTAGCAACTGAAAACATAGCTCCTTTGATATTAAGTTTGGATAATGACTACGATAGAGAATATTATTACAATCTTTTTGCTAATACATTGAATGTAGACATTAATGTTGTAAAAAGCGCTGTTATTTCAGCAAATAGAAAAAATAATTCAAATGATGTGAAAAATTTTAATCAAAAGGTAAACTATGGTACAATAGAAAGTAAAGATAACTCATATTTACTTGAAGAACATATGTTGTCAATGATAGTCAAATGGCCCCATCTTTTCTCTTTAGCCGAAAATGCAGATATATCATGGTTTAGTATTTGGGAAAATAGGCAAGTTTTCGATATATTATTAAAATATAACGGTTCTCAAGAAAGCATAATTGAAGATGAAGTTAATATATCTCAAGATGTTCTGTCCCGTATGGAGGACTTAAGGAAGATCGATCTTCCAAGTATGACAAAAAGTAACAAGGAAAAAGCAGTTAAACAGTGTGTACTTAAATTACAAGAGCGATACTTAAGGGGAATAAAAAAAGAAGAAGCTAATGTATGGTTGAATAAGTCAGAGTTAAATGATGTTCCCTCTCAAGATTTGAGTCATTTGAAAGAAAAAGCTATTATTGTTAATGATATGCTTTCGGATGTATTTAATAAATCTACTAAAAAAAATAGTGATAATTAA
- a CDS encoding ATP-binding cassette domain-containing protein: MVQANNITKFYGEYPAISDVSFTANKGEIIGFLGPNGSGKTTTMRILTGYMPASSGDATIAGYDVANQSLEAKQHVGYLPENAPLYTDMKVNEYLTFTGKIRGMTKTAIKSRLDEVIEICRLQEYKNTIIGKLSKGFRQRVGIAQAIIHQPDVLILDEPTIGIDPIQVVETRSLIKEIGGDSTIILSSHILPEVSAICERVIIINDGEIVAVDSPDNLSNRLEATERIRIEALGKTSDMVSVFRNNPSVQDVNFQTLDDGKIIFDIISKGGLEIRSELAKSVIDNGWSLYNLQAVSLSLEDIFLRLTTNEENPEENK; this comes from the coding sequence ATGGTTCAGGCAAATAATATAACAAAATTCTATGGTGAATATCCTGCGATTAGTGATGTCTCATTCACTGCCAATAAAGGAGAAATTATTGGGTTTTTAGGCCCTAATGGTTCCGGTAAAACCACAACTATGCGAATATTAACCGGATATATGCCAGCATCATCTGGAGATGCTACTATCGCTGGATACGATGTCGCAAATCAATCTCTTGAAGCAAAACAACATGTTGGATACTTGCCTGAAAATGCCCCGTTGTATACCGATATGAAAGTTAATGAATATCTGACATTTACTGGAAAAATTCGAGGTATGACAAAAACAGCCATCAAATCAAGACTTGATGAAGTCATTGAAATCTGTCGCTTGCAAGAATATAAAAACACAATTATAGGTAAACTATCGAAAGGATTTAGACAAAGAGTAGGAATAGCTCAAGCAATAATCCATCAACCTGATGTTTTAATTTTAGATGAACCGACTATTGGAATTGACCCAATTCAGGTTGTTGAGACACGTAGTTTAATTAAAGAAATCGGCGGTGACTCAACAATTATTTTATCATCTCACATTCTTCCTGAAGTCAGTGCGATATGCGAAAGAGTAATAATAATTAACGATGGTGAAATAGTTGCAGTTGACTCACCAGATAACTTATCCAATCGATTAGAAGCTACAGAAAGAATTCGTATTGAGGCGTTAGGTAAAACCAGCGATATGGTTTCTGTATTCCGAAATAACCCATCTGTTCAAGACGTAAATTTTCAAACTCTAGACGATGGTAAAATAATATTCGATATCATTAGTAAAGGGGGATTAGAAATAAGATCAGAATTAGCTAAATCAGTTATAGATAATGGATGGTCTTTATATAATCTACAAGCTGTAAGTCTGAGCTTGGAAGATATCTTCCTAAGGCTTACTACAAATGAAGAAAACCCTGAGGAAAATAAATGA
- a CDS encoding pyruvate, phosphate dikinase: protein MSQKTDRVTKWVYAFDEKTENMNSLLGGKGAGLAEMTHIGLPVPPGFTVITKACKEFINNNHVVPDYIWQDILVNIKKLESLTNKTYGDIDNPLLVSVRSGSAVSMPGMMDTVLNLGLNDDTVLGLSKSSGGEKFAFDSYRRFIQMYSKVVLEISSDKFESILDKIKLKNNYQSDSQLNIDDIKNIVKQFKEIVLIESGSDFPQDPYTQLKLAVEAVFLSWFSDRADEYRKINEISDHLGTAVNIVAMVFGNKDQNSGTGVAFTRNPSTGAKELFGEYLDIAQGEDVVAGIRTPKSINSLEESNKELYSELVKISEMLEGHYKDAQDMEFTVESNKLYMLQTRSAKRSALASVKISVDMVSEGLISKEESLNLIDPTRINELMLPKFSDSEEDLSLKSKSYIDTGLNASPGAAVGKIVFDPSEAVELKNLGEKVILVRDETSPDDIHGMHASTGVLTAKGGATSHAAVVARGMGKPCITGCDSLHIDQQNKICSIGNKTFRIYDIISIDGSSGEIFSGAMKTITPSPNDTKELSTILEWADATRKLGIWANADTPQDASKAIELGAEGIGLCRTEHMFFGEERLPWVQQLIMSTSSIHSNGNNKQNKYEESILKMLEFQIQDFYEILKVMDNKPVVIRLIDPPLHEFLPSYEKLIDQIYEEKINNNQGELLDQLEDILAIVKDIKESNPMLGLRGCRLGILYPDIVAMQTKAILTAACQLLKEGNNPIPEIMIPLVGDYRELIILKELLIKEASKVEDEYKLNPSYKIGTMIELPRAAITADDIAKHAQFFSFGTNDLTQTTYGFSRDDAESKFLNEYQEKGILSTNPFKTLDEKGVGQLMKIAIEKGRLSNSDLELGICGEHGGDPKSIFICHNLGLNYVSASPYRVPVARLAAAQATINSKS, encoded by the coding sequence ATGTCGCAAAAAACCGATCGCGTAACAAAATGGGTATATGCTTTTGACGAAAAAACTGAGAATATGAACTCACTGCTTGGAGGAAAGGGTGCGGGGCTAGCAGAAATGACGCACATTGGTTTACCGGTACCTCCAGGATTTACAGTAATCACAAAAGCTTGTAAAGAATTTATTAATAATAATCACGTTGTTCCTGATTATATTTGGCAAGATATACTTGTAAACATAAAGAAACTTGAATCACTTACCAATAAAACTTATGGAGATATTGATAACCCCCTTCTGGTTTCCGTACGATCAGGCTCAGCAGTTTCAATGCCAGGAATGATGGATACAGTACTAAATCTTGGTTTAAATGACGACACTGTATTAGGCCTGTCGAAATCTTCAGGAGGAGAAAAATTTGCATTCGATTCGTACCGAAGATTTATACAAATGTACAGTAAGGTTGTACTGGAAATTTCTTCAGACAAATTTGAATCTATATTAGATAAAATCAAATTAAAAAATAACTACCAAAGTGACAGCCAACTAAATATTGATGATATCAAAAACATCGTAAAACAATTTAAAGAAATAGTATTAATAGAATCTGGCTCAGATTTTCCTCAAGACCCATACACACAATTAAAATTAGCTGTTGAGGCTGTTTTCTTAAGTTGGTTTAGTGACCGAGCTGATGAATATAGAAAAATCAATGAAATAAGTGACCATCTAGGTACTGCTGTAAATATAGTTGCAATGGTATTTGGAAATAAAGATCAAAATAGTGGTACTGGAGTTGCATTTACAAGAAACCCCTCTACTGGAGCCAAAGAGTTATTTGGAGAATATTTAGATATAGCTCAAGGCGAAGATGTGGTTGCAGGAATTAGAACTCCAAAATCTATCAATAGCCTAGAAGAAAGTAATAAAGAACTCTACAGTGAACTAGTGAAAATTAGTGAAATGTTAGAAGGTCATTATAAAGATGCGCAAGATATGGAATTCACGGTTGAAAGCAATAAATTATATATGCTACAAACCAGATCTGCAAAAAGATCAGCTTTAGCCTCAGTTAAAATATCTGTAGATATGGTTTCTGAAGGACTCATTTCCAAGGAGGAGTCATTAAATCTTATAGACCCTACAAGAATCAATGAACTTATGCTCCCAAAATTCTCTGATTCCGAAGAAGATTTATCTCTAAAAAGTAAATCATATATTGACACTGGGCTAAATGCTTCTCCCGGAGCTGCTGTAGGAAAAATTGTTTTTGATCCTTCTGAAGCAGTAGAATTAAAAAACCTTGGAGAAAAAGTAATATTAGTAAGAGACGAAACAAGCCCAGATGATATACATGGAATGCATGCATCTACTGGAGTGTTAACTGCAAAAGGAGGCGCTACAAGTCATGCAGCTGTAGTTGCAAGGGGTATGGGGAAACCTTGTATAACTGGCTGTGATAGCCTTCACATAGATCAACAAAACAAAATATGTTCTATTGGTAATAAAACCTTCCGAATTTATGACATTATCAGTATCGATGGTTCATCTGGAGAAATTTTTTCAGGCGCTATGAAAACTATAACACCATCACCTAATGATACCAAAGAATTATCTACCATTTTAGAATGGGCAGACGCTACGAGAAAATTAGGAATATGGGCAAATGCAGATACTCCTCAAGATGCAAGTAAAGCAATAGAATTAGGTGCAGAAGGAATAGGTCTTTGCAGAACCGAACATATGTTTTTTGGCGAGGAAAGGTTACCTTGGGTCCAGCAACTAATTATGTCAACATCATCAATTCATTCCAATGGAAATAATAAACAGAACAAATATGAAGAATCAATTTTAAAAATGCTTGAATTCCAAATTCAAGATTTCTACGAAATATTAAAAGTAATGGATAATAAACCTGTCGTGATTAGATTGATAGATCCTCCATTACACGAATTTTTACCTTCATATGAAAAATTAATAGATCAGATATATGAAGAAAAAATAAATAATAACCAAGGTGAGTTATTAGATCAATTAGAGGATATACTTGCAATTGTGAAGGATATTAAAGAATCTAATCCTATGCTAGGTTTAAGAGGTTGTCGTTTAGGAATACTTTATCCAGATATAGTTGCGATGCAGACAAAAGCAATACTCACTGCAGCTTGTCAATTACTTAAAGAGGGTAATAATCCAATCCCTGAAATTATGATACCTCTAGTTGGTGATTATAGAGAGTTAATAATACTTAAAGAATTGTTAATTAAAGAGGCTTCTAAAGTTGAAGATGAATATAAACTAAATCCTTCCTACAAAATTGGTACAATGATCGAGCTTCCACGCGCAGCAATTACAGCTGACGATATTGCAAAACATGCTCAATTTTTTAGTTTTGGAACAAATGATCTAACTCAAACAACTTATGGATTTAGTCGAGATGATGCAGAATCAAAATTTTTAAATGAATACCAAGAAAAGGGAATCCTTTCTACTAATCCTTTCAAAACCCTCGATGAAAAAGGTGTAGGGCAATTAATGAAAATTGCAATTGAAAAAGGTAGGCTTTCAAATTCTGATCTGGAACTCGGTATTTGTGGTGAACATGGAGGGGACCCAAAAAGTATCTTTATTTGCCATAATTTGGGTCTTAATTATGTCAGTGCTTCACCCTACAGAGTTCCCGTTGCAAGACTTGCTGCTGCACAAGCTACAATTAATTCTAAAAGCTAA
- a CDS encoding SMC family ATPase has product MLKYYYMVPNKLTIENFKSYGSSLNPLDLNGVHIVCLSGQNGHGKSSLLDAICWSIWGDEVHRPQDELVKHGENDMRVELEFFSDGYFQKKEGRNLYKVIRRFSKRKGSRSGATSLELYVAQTGEVDSELDFQVLTGNTIRDTQSSILKLVGMDYRTFINSAFLLQGRSDEFTNSTPALRQRTLGEILQLDYFDKLQELAREKVRELRSDKTTVELQVNTLQDQLARFTEEEMELKVLSSDLIQVDQHILEIQPLLENRKQDYLLIEEIETKTSKLLIDKKTLVDDLSIFNNQLSTLQRKISEYQDILDKKEVIHENFQEINRLRNKLQQNNNLIGPYSSLIERKKSLENALVRLNEIIEQLETLKQNLFSTQKLLDELQNKKEQLNLLQLQIQEKNTHNDNLKNQMDDLKEKILLIEDSEQNCPLCGTELLNDRREHVKEEFEKNGKTLADAYRSNITIISELETKKLSILDYINQNDSNINNEFIRINSQIAAYTQERNSLDQSETQLSEINKNIEDLGFDPVENKILEEKLIQIHSYEDLFNQLSLAEKEIPEIENRISDIQKLILSRNTNIEKIDHELNDYDIKKKSAPEIKSEVEKLQNDFDNLLNQKIEKNSRKLSIERQFEVYSSQKTELKQYENQLLEINSEYGRYDELSTYLGRTGVQALLIEASIPEIEKDANYLLEKMTNGEMFINLETQRQTQKGDTAETLEINVSDSRGMRSYETFSGGEAFRINLALRIALSKLLARRSGCPLPTIFIDEGFGTQDNVGRERIIEVINQISSDFERVVVITHIEEIKEAFPVRIEVIKTESGSIFELN; this is encoded by the coding sequence ATGTTAAAATACTATTATATGGTACCAAATAAATTGACAATTGAAAATTTTAAATCTTATGGATCATCTTTAAATCCATTGGATCTTAATGGTGTTCATATAGTTTGTCTTTCTGGCCAAAATGGACATGGGAAATCTTCTTTACTTGATGCAATCTGTTGGTCGATATGGGGTGATGAGGTCCATCGACCACAAGATGAATTAGTTAAACATGGCGAAAATGACATGAGAGTAGAATTGGAATTTTTTTCAGATGGATATTTTCAAAAAAAAGAGGGAAGAAATTTATATAAAGTTATTAGAAGATTTTCTAAAAGAAAAGGTTCAAGATCTGGAGCTACATCTCTTGAATTGTATGTGGCTCAAACAGGAGAGGTTGATTCTGAATTAGATTTTCAAGTATTAACAGGAAACACTATTAGAGATACCCAATCTTCAATATTGAAATTAGTTGGAATGGATTACCGAACATTTATTAATAGTGCTTTTTTACTTCAGGGCCGGTCAGATGAATTTACTAATAGTACCCCCGCACTTAGACAACGTACTTTAGGTGAAATATTGCAATTAGACTATTTTGATAAATTACAAGAATTAGCTCGAGAAAAAGTTAGAGAATTAAGATCGGATAAAACTACAGTAGAATTACAAGTTAATACATTGCAAGATCAGCTTGCTCGTTTTACTGAAGAGGAAATGGAGTTAAAGGTATTATCATCTGATTTAATTCAGGTAGATCAACACATTTTAGAAATTCAGCCATTATTAGAAAACCGTAAACAAGATTATTTACTTATTGAAGAAATTGAAACAAAAACATCCAAGCTATTGATAGATAAGAAAACATTGGTTGATGATTTAAGTATATTTAATAATCAGTTAAGCACCTTACAAAGAAAAATATCCGAATATCAGGATATTTTGGATAAAAAAGAAGTAATTCACGAAAATTTTCAAGAGATTAATCGACTAAGGAACAAGTTACAACAAAATAATAACCTTATAGGTCCCTATAGCAGTTTGATTGAAAGAAAAAAGTCTTTAGAAAATGCATTAGTACGTTTAAATGAAATTATTGAACAACTTGAAACTCTAAAACAAAATTTATTTTCAACTCAAAAGCTATTGGATGAATTACAAAATAAAAAAGAACAATTAAATTTATTGCAGTTACAAATACAAGAAAAAAATACTCATAATGATAATCTAAAAAACCAAATGGACGATCTGAAAGAAAAAATCTTATTAATAGAAGATAGTGAGCAAAATTGTCCTTTGTGTGGAACTGAATTGTTAAATGATCGTAGAGAACATGTAAAGGAAGAATTTGAAAAAAACGGAAAAACACTAGCTGATGCGTATAGGAGTAACATAACAATAATTTCAGAGCTAGAAACAAAAAAACTATCAATTTTAGATTACATTAATCAAAATGATAGTAATATAAATAATGAATTTATAAGAATTAATAGTCAAATTGCTGCATATACACAAGAGAGAAATTCATTAGATCAATCTGAAACTCAACTAAGCGAAATTAACAAAAATATCGAGGATTTAGGATTTGATCCTGTAGAAAATAAGATTCTTGAGGAAAAACTAATACAGATTCATTCATATGAAGATCTATTTAATCAACTAAGTTTAGCTGAGAAAGAAATACCAGAAATTGAAAATAGAATTAGTGATATTCAGAAATTAATTTTATCGAGAAATACAAATATAGAAAAGATAGACCATGAATTAAATGATTATGACATAAAGAAAAAATCAGCCCCTGAAATCAAATCAGAAGTCGAAAAACTACAAAATGATTTTGATAATTTGTTAAATCAAAAGATAGAGAAAAATTCACGAAAATTATCTATTGAAAGACAGTTTGAAGTATATTCCAGTCAAAAAACTGAATTAAAGCAATATGAAAATCAATTGCTAGAAATTAATAGTGAGTATGGTCGTTACGATGAACTTTCGACATATCTCGGACGAACAGGAGTACAAGCATTATTAATCGAAGCATCCATCCCTGAAATTGAAAAAGATGCTAATTATTTATTAGAAAAAATGACAAATGGAGAAATGTTTATCAATTTAGAAACTCAAAGACAAACACAAAAAGGTGACACTGCAGAAACGTTAGAAATTAATGTTTCTGATTCGCGTGGGATGAGAAGTTATGAAACTTTTAGTGGAGGAGAAGCTTTTAGAATTAATTTAGCTTTACGTATTGCATTATCAAAGCTGTTGGCAAGGAGATCGGGTTGTCCATTACCGACTATTTTTATTGATGAAGGTTTTGGGACACAAGACAATGTGGGTAGGGAGAGAATAATTGAGGTTATTAACCAAATATCATCAGATTTTGAAAGAGTTGTCGTGATTACTCATATTGAGGAAATTAAAGAAGCCTTTCCAGTTAGGATAGAAGTTATAAAAACAGAATCTGGATCTATTTTTGAATTAAATTAA
- a CDS encoding signal recognition particle protein encodes MFENLSAKLSQITRKLINQRRLNENDINDFLRQIRMALLEADVNFKVVKSLIESIKNEITDTNFSKSLNPGQILVESLKEQLTMILKSDDSELIKSNNKCSNILLVGIQGSGKTTTAAKLSFYLNKLNQKTLLVANDLVRPAAIDQLIKLSNDNDLDIYYDKNINDAIKITENSLKFSGNNQYQWTIIDTAGRSQLDEKMMQELIAIKNKVKPEECILVVDSMIGQTAVEIANSFNETIGLTGLIITKLDGDSKGGSAISIVKETGLPIKFIGTGEKVSEFDKFYPERITSRILGMGDLQTLAEKANEQIDYEKAENLTKKITSDSFDFNDLLDQMKSIQNMGSLENIINMIPGINLNQMGSKLAENESKMNKMKYMIDSMTPIERRNPNILNASRRKRIATGAGLAPVEVNQLINQFNQTKKMMKSLYGKNGRNLNKLMKSGNFLK; translated from the coding sequence ATGTTTGAAAATTTAAGTGCAAAATTATCACAAATTACTCGAAAACTAATTAATCAGCGACGTCTAAACGAAAATGATATAAATGATTTTTTGCGACAAATCAGAATGGCATTATTAGAAGCAGACGTGAATTTTAAAGTTGTGAAATCTTTAATTGAATCTATTAAAAATGAAATAACAGATACTAATTTTTCAAAAAGTCTAAACCCAGGTCAAATATTAGTAGAATCCCTAAAAGAACAATTAACAATGATCCTAAAAAGTGATGATTCAGAACTTATAAAATCAAATAATAAATGCTCTAACATTTTATTAGTTGGTATACAAGGTTCAGGAAAGACTACAACTGCTGCTAAGCTGTCTTTTTATCTGAATAAATTAAACCAAAAAACCCTCTTGGTTGCTAATGATCTAGTAAGACCTGCAGCTATTGATCAACTAATAAAATTATCAAATGATAATGACCTTGATATTTACTATGACAAAAATATTAATGACGCAATTAAGATTACTGAAAATTCACTTAAGTTTTCAGGTAATAATCAATATCAATGGACAATAATAGATACTGCAGGTCGATCACAATTAGATGAAAAAATGATGCAAGAATTAATCGCGATTAAAAATAAAGTTAAACCTGAAGAATGTATACTTGTAGTTGACTCTATGATAGGGCAAACAGCTGTGGAAATTGCAAATTCATTTAATGAAACAATAGGACTAACTGGATTAATAATCACAAAACTAGATGGAGACTCCAAGGGTGGAAGCGCCATTTCGATTGTTAAAGAAACTGGTCTACCAATAAAATTTATTGGTACAGGTGAAAAAGTTAGTGAATTTGATAAATTCTACCCTGAGAGAATCACATCTAGAATACTTGGAATGGGTGATTTACAAACCCTTGCTGAAAAAGCTAATGAACAAATTGACTACGAAAAAGCAGAAAATCTAACAAAAAAAATAACCTCTGATTCTTTTGACTTTAATGATTTGTTGGATCAAATGAAATCTATACAAAATATGGGATCTCTTGAAAATATTATAAATATGATACCTGGAATTAATTTAAACCAGATGGGATCTAAACTTGCTGAAAATGAATCAAAAATGAATAAAATGAAATATATGATTGACTCAATGACTCCAATAGAAAGAAGAAATCCCAATATTTTAAATGCAAGTCGTAGAAAAAGAATAGCTACAGGTGCTGGATTAGCGCCTGTAGAAGTAAATCAATTAATTAATCAATTCAATCAAACAAAAAAAATGATGAAATCTTTATACGGTAAAAACGGTCGTAATTTGAATAAATTAATGAAGTCAGGAAATTTTCTGAAATAA